A single Methylomonas sp. AM2-LC DNA region contains:
- a CDS encoding proline--tRNA ligase — protein sequence MRTSQFPLSTVKEIPADAEIASHKLMIRAGLIRKLAAGVYTWLPLGLRVLRKVEQITREEMNKAGALEVLMPALQPAELWQETGRWEKYGPELARLKDRHERDFCLGPTHEEIITDLARNELKSYKQLPVTYYQIQTKFRDEIRPRFGIMRCREFLMKDAYSFHLDQTSLQETYEVMYQTYTNIFNRFGLKFRAVIADSGAIGGAVSHEFHVLADSGEDAIAFSTGSDYAANVEKAEALPATGSRVATSAEFQRQDTPNQHSIADVSEFFKVSPAQCLKTLIVRGEEQGLVALLLRGDHELNPIKAEKLPGVFSPLQFATEAEIQLACGCKPGSIGPIGLRIPIIADHSVSLLADFICGANQDGQHYVGVNWERDVPLPTQIADLRMVVNGDPSPDGKGEITIARGIEVGHIFQLGNKYSQAMNAAVINEAGKNHIMLMGCYGIGISRVVAAAIEQGHDERGIIWPNELAPFQVALCPMNMHKSDRLGDTVDKLYQELQVAGIEVLLDDRKVRAGFMFSDMELIGIPHRIVLSDRGLDSGTVEYQGRTDTESQELPFAEIVSFIKSKLA from the coding sequence ATGCGCACTTCTCAATTTCCACTTAGTACCGTTAAAGAAATACCTGCCGATGCAGAAATAGCCAGTCACAAACTAATGATACGTGCCGGTTTAATACGTAAACTGGCTGCCGGGGTTTATACCTGGTTGCCACTGGGGTTACGGGTGTTGCGTAAGGTTGAACAAATAACCCGCGAAGAAATGAATAAAGCGGGTGCATTGGAAGTGTTGATGCCTGCCTTACAACCAGCCGAACTTTGGCAGGAAACCGGACGTTGGGAAAAATATGGGCCAGAACTGGCGCGCTTGAAAGATCGACATGAGCGTGATTTTTGTTTGGGGCCTACCCACGAAGAAATTATTACCGATTTGGCGCGTAATGAGCTAAAAAGTTATAAACAATTACCAGTCACCTATTATCAAATTCAGACTAAATTTCGCGACGAAATTCGGCCACGTTTTGGCATTATGCGTTGTAGAGAGTTTTTGATGAAAGATGCTTATTCCTTTCATTTGGATCAAACCTCCTTGCAGGAAACATACGAGGTAATGTATCAAACATATACCAATATATTTAATCGTTTTGGTCTTAAATTTCGCGCGGTGATTGCCGATTCCGGCGCTATAGGTGGCGCGGTATCTCACGAGTTTCATGTGTTGGCCGATTCAGGTGAAGACGCTATCGCTTTTTCAACTGGCAGCGATTATGCCGCCAATGTCGAAAAAGCCGAAGCATTACCAGCAACTGGCAGCCGAGTAGCAACCAGTGCCGAGTTTCAGCGCCAGGATACACCCAATCAGCACAGTATTGCCGATGTCAGTGAGTTTTTTAAAGTCAGTCCAGCGCAATGTTTAAAAACCCTGATAGTCAGAGGCGAAGAGCAAGGTTTGGTAGCCTTATTGTTACGCGGTGATCATGAGTTAAATCCCATTAAAGCGGAAAAACTACCCGGTGTGTTTTCGCCGTTACAATTTGCCACCGAAGCAGAAATTCAGCTGGCTTGTGGCTGTAAACCGGGTTCCATTGGCCCTATTGGTTTACGTATACCCATTATTGCCGATCATAGTGTTAGCCTGCTGGCCGATTTTATTTGTGGTGCTAATCAGGACGGGCAACATTATGTAGGCGTTAATTGGGAGCGGGATGTGCCACTACCTACCCAGATTGCCGATTTACGCATGGTGGTCAATGGCGATCCCAGTCCAGATGGTAAAGGCGAGATTACTATTGCTCGAGGCATAGAAGTGGGACATATTTTTCAACTGGGTAACAAATACAGTCAGGCCATGAATGCTGCGGTTATCAACGAAGCCGGTAAAAATCACATTATGCTGATGGGCTGTTACGGTATTGGTATATCGCGGGTTGTGGCAGCCGCCATTGAACAAGGTCATGATGAGCGCGGCATCATCTGGCCGAACGAGCTGGCCCCCTTTCAGGTAGCACTGTGCCCCATGAATATGCATAAATCTGATCGCTTGGGAGATACAGTAGACAAACTGTATCAGGAACTACAGGTGGCAGGGATAGAAGTGTTGCTGGATGACAGAAAAGTGCGTGCCGGTTTTATGTTTTCGGATATGGAGTTGATTGGTATACCGCATCGCATCGTATTAAGCGATCGCGGTTTGGATAGTGGTACGGTTGAATATCAGGGGCGTACCGATACAGAAAGTCAGGAATTGCCGTTTGCGGAGATTGTCAGCTTTATTAAAAGTAAACTGGCTTAA
- a CDS encoding DUF692 domain-containing protein, whose product MRTTQQLVYGAGLGLRRSFLSEIIDHPAEQVDFFEVAPENWMNIGGKLGKQFRAMTERYPFICHGLSLSIGSTDPLDLAFVHNLKHFMLQHGIKFYSEHLSYCSQQGHLYDLMPMPFTGEAVKHTAQRIRQVQDILEQKIAIENISYYAAPGQELPEIEFFNAVVAEADCDVLLDINNIYVNSVNHGYDAEAFLRAIPAERISYAHIAGHFVEADDFLIDTHGATVIDPVWDLLGKAYRLYGVFPTLLERDFNLPPLADLLEEVAIIAQIQQASRVSQVA is encoded by the coding sequence ATGCGTACCACTCAGCAACTAGTTTACGGTGCAGGATTGGGCTTACGACGCTCATTCTTGAGCGAGATAATTGACCATCCCGCTGAACAGGTTGATTTTTTCGAAGTTGCACCGGAAAACTGGATGAATATAGGGGGTAAACTTGGCAAACAATTTCGTGCCATGACAGAGCGCTATCCTTTTATTTGTCATGGATTGTCTTTATCCATAGGTAGTACCGATCCGCTAGATCTGGCTTTTGTGCATAATCTTAAGCATTTTATGCTTCAGCACGGCATCAAGTTTTACAGTGAACACCTCAGTTACTGTAGTCAGCAAGGGCATCTTTACGATTTGATGCCTATGCCGTTTACCGGAGAAGCCGTTAAACATACGGCGCAACGTATCAGGCAAGTGCAGGATATATTAGAGCAAAAAATTGCTATCGAAAATATTTCCTATTACGCGGCACCGGGTCAGGAATTACCGGAAATTGAATTTTTCAATGCGGTGGTGGCTGAAGCCGATTGTGATGTTTTACTCGATATTAATAATATTTATGTAAACAGTGTCAATCATGGTTACGATGCCGAAGCGTTTCTGCGGGCGATTCCGGCAGAACGAATTAGCTATGCTCATATTGCCGGGCATTTTGTGGAAGCCGACGATTTTTTGATCGATACGCACGGTGCCACGGTGATTGATCCAGTTTGGGATTTGCTTGGCAAAGCTTATCGTTTGTATGGGGTGTTTCCTACCTTATTAGAGCGGGATTTTAATCTTCCGCCTTTAGCCGATTTGCTGGAAGAGGTGGCGATAATTGCTCAAATACAGCAAGCGTCGCGTGTCAGTCAGGTGGCCTAA
- a CDS encoding putative DNA-binding domain-containing protein gives MAVDFKSKQAEFAAYIRDPLKNVPPADVHPQRMVMYHELFFNNFDSFLSSNFPVIRTLFDDSQWQALSSDFFATHRCKTPYFAEFAEEFISYLQNRPPVEGYPFLLELAHYEWVEMALSIAEAEPRLADSTFIENLSTQALALSPLAWPLAYQYPVQQISTQYLPLTPPDFPTYLLVYRDQDYNVHFVQITPLTYRLLDILEQQPGSSAMQCINSLSAEIQQFDADTLSREGLKIFQDMLLKGIVIPADGV, from the coding sequence ATGGCTGTCGATTTTAAAAGCAAGCAGGCTGAGTTTGCCGCCTATATTCGCGACCCGCTTAAGAACGTGCCGCCTGCGGATGTACACCCGCAGCGCATGGTCATGTACCATGAATTATTTTTCAATAATTTCGATAGTTTTTTAAGCAGTAATTTTCCAGTTATTAGGACTTTGTTCGACGACTCGCAATGGCAGGCTTTAAGTAGCGATTTTTTTGCCACGCATCGGTGTAAAACGCCTTACTTTGCAGAGTTTGCAGAAGAATTTATCAGTTATCTGCAAAATCGTCCGCCTGTGGAAGGTTATCCGTTTTTACTGGAATTGGCGCATTACGAATGGGTAGAAATGGCGTTATCTATCGCTGAAGCAGAGCCTCGGCTTGCCGATAGCACATTTATCGAAAATTTATCCACACAGGCACTCGCATTGTCACCCTTGGCCTGGCCTTTGGCTTATCAGTACCCGGTGCAACAGATTTCTACACAGTATTTACCGCTCACCCCGCCCGATTTTCCCACCTATCTATTGGTGTATCGCGATCAGGACTATAATGTACATTTTGTGCAAATTACACCACTCACCTACAGGTTGCTGGATATTCTTGAGCAACAACCTGGCAGTAGTGCGATGCAGTGTATAAACAGCCTAAGTGCCGAAATACAGCAGTTTGATGCGGATACGTTGAGTAGAGAAGGTCTAAAAATCTTTCAGGATATGTTGCTAAAAGGCATTGTTATTCCGGCTGACGGCGTTTAA
- the thyA gene encoding thymidylate synthase, with translation MQQYLDLLNKILSEGYRKADRTGSGTLSIFGHQLRFDLAQGFPLLTTKKIHLKSIIHELLWFLSGNTNISYLQQNGVTIWDEWANEQGELGPIYGKQWRNWPVANGLAIDQISEVLRQIQQTPNSRRMLVSAWNVADLPDESLSPQVNVANGKMALAACHTLFQFYVAEGKLSCQLYQRSCDTFLGLPFNIASYALLTHMLAEQADLQVGDFIWTGGDIHLYLNHLEQAQEQLLRQPLSLPSIQLQRKPESIFAYCYEDFQLLNYQAHPAIKAPISV, from the coding sequence ATGCAACAATACCTTGATTTATTAAATAAAATCCTCAGCGAAGGTTATCGCAAAGCGGATCGTACCGGCAGCGGTACGCTCTCTATTTTTGGTCATCAATTACGTTTTGATTTGGCGCAAGGTTTTCCGTTGCTGACTACCAAGAAAATACATTTAAAATCAATCATTCATGAGTTATTATGGTTTTTAAGCGGTAATACCAATATTAGTTATTTACAGCAAAATGGAGTCACTATCTGGGATGAGTGGGCCAATGAACAAGGAGAGTTAGGTCCTATTTATGGAAAACAATGGCGAAACTGGCCGGTGGCTAATGGCTTGGCGATTGATCAGATCTCTGAAGTACTGAGGCAAATACAGCAGACCCCCAATAGCCGCCGTATGCTGGTATCTGCCTGGAATGTGGCAGATTTGCCCGATGAAAGCTTGTCGCCACAAGTCAATGTCGCTAATGGCAAAATGGCTTTGGCGGCTTGTCATACTTTGTTTCAGTTTTATGTTGCAGAGGGTAAATTGTCTTGCCAGCTTTATCAGCGCAGTTGCGATACTTTTTTAGGCTTACCGTTTAATATTGCCAGTTATGCTCTGCTAACGCACATGTTGGCAGAACAAGCAGATTTACAGGTAGGCGATTTTATTTGGACGGGTGGCGATATTCATTTATATTTGAACCATCTTGAACAGGCTCAGGAACAATTGTTAAGGCAGCCTTTGTCGTTACCCAGTATACAGTTACAGCGTAAACCGGAATCAATTTTTGCCTATTGCTATGAGGATTTTCAACTGCTTAATTATCAAGCACATCCAGCTATTAAAGCGCCTATCTCGGTATAA
- a CDS encoding DedA family protein, with translation MDFLQYLNDYGYYALFIITFLEGETVLIIAGFLASTGHLALPWVIVSAFLGTFAGDQTFFYLGRFKGIAFLEKRPSWHRKTDKVFDLLRRHQIKVVLGFRFIYGVRNVTPFVIGASRMNPAKFFALNFIGALVWAIIFGCVGYQFGHVAEAMIGDIKKYEVYLLSALVLAGVLLFWRSTQKAEK, from the coding sequence ATGGACTTTTTGCAATACCTTAATGATTATGGCTATTACGCCCTATTCATCATTACTTTTCTTGAGGGAGAAACCGTGCTTATCATTGCCGGTTTTTTAGCAAGTACCGGACACTTGGCCTTACCCTGGGTCATTGTCTCTGCATTTCTGGGTACCTTTGCCGGAGATCAAACCTTTTTCTATTTGGGGCGCTTTAAAGGTATCGCCTTTTTGGAAAAACGTCCGAGTTGGCATCGCAAAACCGACAAAGTCTTCGATTTACTACGCCGCCATCAAATTAAAGTAGTATTGGGATTCAGATTTATCTACGGAGTGCGTAATGTGACACCTTTTGTTATTGGTGCAAGTCGTATGAATCCGGCCAAGTTTTTTGCACTTAATTTTATTGGTGCTTTGGTATGGGCTATCATTTTTGGTTGTGTTGGATATCAATTCGGGCATGTGGCAGAAGCGATGATAGGCGATATTAAAAAATACGAAGTATATTTGTTGAGCGCCTTGGTATTAGCTGGTGTTTTGCTGTTTTGGCGTTCAACCCAGAAAGCCGAAAAGTAA
- a CDS encoding prepilin-type N-terminal cleavage/methylation domain-containing protein translates to MQRIEKGFTLIELMIVVSIIGILVLIALPAYSNYVAKSQLAEATGLLSGFKIPVMTAVDTTGLVNCNNSASGALSSLVSSGNYVNNITLSTDNTSYCKALTSFNTNTGVASYQVSNTYWFGGAKIGWTCAANLPANLMLPGCSYSLNP, encoded by the coding sequence ATGCAAAGAATTGAGAAAGGTTTTACATTGATTGAACTGATGATAGTTGTTTCTATCATTGGTATTTTAGTTTTGATAGCACTCCCAGCGTATAGTAATTATGTAGCAAAATCACAATTAGCAGAGGCTACAGGCTTGTTGTCCGGGTTTAAGATACCCGTTATGACTGCAGTAGATACGACTGGTTTGGTTAATTGTAATAATAGTGCTAGTGGCGCATTATCGAGTTTGGTTTCATCTGGGAACTACGTTAATAATATAACTCTCAGTACCGACAACACATCTTATTGCAAAGCGTTAACCAGTTTTAATACCAATACCGGGGTTGCATCTTATCAGGTATCAAATACCTATTGGTTTGGCGGTGCGAAAATTGGCTGGACATGCGCGGCCAATCTACCTGCTAATTTAATGTTACCGGGTTGTAGTTACAGCTTAAATCCGTAA
- a CDS encoding TetR family transcriptional regulator C-terminal domain-containing protein codes for MHSLKPKHIKKDRLLEQGVTILLEKGYHATGLKEILETVQIPKGSFYSYFNSKEQFAAEAINHYIEPFIQRLSLHLQNPALTGLEALRTYYKELIAEVAESGFKGGCLLGNLMGEIGDTSPLCRNALLEAVARYSDLQKTALERGQQEGVVRKDRSAKSMADLMLNSWQGALLRMKVEQSVAPLKACCEDLLEDYFMV; via the coding sequence ATGCACTCATTAAAACCCAAACATATTAAAAAAGACCGCTTGCTAGAACAGGGTGTCACGATCTTACTGGAAAAAGGCTATCACGCTACCGGACTGAAAGAAATTCTGGAAACCGTGCAAATTCCCAAAGGTTCGTTTTATTCCTATTTTAACAGCAAGGAACAATTTGCCGCCGAAGCAATCAATCATTACATAGAGCCATTTATTCAGCGACTTAGCTTACATTTACAAAATCCGGCTTTAACTGGGCTTGAGGCATTGCGCACTTATTACAAAGAGTTGATTGCTGAAGTAGCAGAAAGTGGTTTTAAAGGCGGGTGTTTACTGGGTAATTTGATGGGAGAAATTGGTGACACCAGTCCATTGTGTCGAAATGCGTTACTGGAAGCGGTAGCACGTTATAGCGATTTACAAAAAACAGCTCTGGAACGTGGGCAGCAAGAAGGTGTGGTACGCAAGGATCGTTCCGCCAAAAGCATGGCTGATTTAATGCTAAATAGCTGGCAAGGCGCATTATTACGCATGAAAGTGGAGCAATCGGTTGCTCCACTTAAAGCGTGTTGTGAGGATTTACTGGAAGATTATTTTATGGTTTAG
- a CDS encoding DUF4242 domain-containing protein, translating to MPKFIIERDIQGAGQLTAEELQSIAQKSCGILRNMGPQIQWLESFVTADKVYCIYIADDENAIREHAAQGGFPANRIEKIHTIIDPTTRSNS from the coding sequence ATGCCTAAATTCATTATCGAGCGCGATATTCAGGGCGCAGGCCAGTTAACAGCAGAAGAGTTACAGAGTATTGCGCAAAAATCCTGCGGCATTCTGCGCAACATGGGGCCACAAATACAATGGTTAGAAAGCTTTGTTACCGCTGACAAAGTTTATTGCATCTATATTGCCGACGATGAAAACGCTATTCGTGAACACGCCGCACAAGGTGGCTTCCCCGCGAATCGAATCGAAAAAATCCATACCATTATTGATCCAACTACCCGCAGTAATAGCTAA
- a CDS encoding rubredoxin: protein MAEYRKYKCKTCGHIYDEALGDPKQGIPPGTLWEDVPEDWGCPKCGAVKVMFTLVR, encoded by the coding sequence ATGGCAGAATACAGAAAATATAAATGTAAAACCTGTGGTCATATTTATGACGAAGCGCTGGGCGACCCTAAACAAGGCATACCACCGGGTACCTTGTGGGAAGATGTACCCGAAGATTGGGGCTGCCCAAAATGTGGTGCTGTGAAAGTTATGTTTACCTTGGTACGTTAA
- a CDS encoding ASCH domain-containing protein, whose translation MTDNDYPTKTCAIERLVTQPKLVAAALAGHKTQQRRDGLYAYPGETFILEGVEFEVTSVERHKIGDMTDADAQAEGFPSLALYKDIILKMHANMVWNDEGLVWVHSFKRRQPE comes from the coding sequence ATGACTGACAACGATTACCCCACAAAAACCTGTGCTATTGAACGACTGGTGACACAACCCAAACTAGTGGCTGCTGCACTTGCAGGCCATAAAACCCAGCAACGCCGTGATGGACTGTATGCTTATCCAGGCGAAACTTTCATTCTGGAAGGGGTAGAATTTGAAGTAACCAGTGTTGAGAGACACAAAATAGGCGACATGACCGATGCGGATGCTCAGGCTGAAGGTTTCCCCAGTTTAGCCTTGTATAAAGACATCATTTTAAAAATGCATGCCAATATGGTATGGAATGATGAAGGTTTAGTTTGGGTGCATTCCTTTAAACGCCGTCAGCCGGAATAA
- a CDS encoding Wzy polymerase domain-containing protein, whose product MTNFVNEWLAFLLGILVIASYLFLVKPKTIKIPAIIVLPISLVGLVLVQMLFNTAMVFSSAHLAILYLIWAAFLLVVVANIRDQLGVSKISLVLSGYFVAGGFWNFFIEFRHFGFSATGFQIQPELMGVGSLGQRNHLCDYVFLSSCSLLYLFARNRVGWWILSLGLLFFTAEMTLSTSRTAFLYFLAGAVLIAFWRKMQDKVVYQRLFKGYLLFAVLFIVWQSLYPLLVQAVQPLQSHGGAGVTRLIMGGSSANTPSVRLFFWQEAWEIFLQAPWLGVGVGEYDWAFFMHSQEHSHALINNHIEHAHNLFLHIMSEMGLAGLLCVLICGGLWLKQVWQTQVKYYEIGSWWLCALLITLGIHSMLEYPLWYSHFLGVFAIILGCYDSRHYTLHFTRLMHGALCFIPVFALYLLIDTGRSFLILEKYYEAARLGHSIPGDGQEVVAISNGGLLKPYGMKYFAVMFKLESAHADERATFTEKAMHFEPIPPLVYKQAAYLAFDDKPQEALQLFHRSVASYPTFLPDFVEQINMLPQGDQDKLAFLFDAKTAELVAGH is encoded by the coding sequence ATGACAAATTTTGTCAATGAATGGCTGGCCTTTCTGCTGGGAATTTTGGTGATTGCGAGCTATTTATTTTTGGTTAAGCCGAAGACTATAAAGATTCCAGCTATTATTGTGTTGCCGATTAGTTTGGTGGGATTAGTGCTAGTGCAAATGCTGTTCAACACTGCCATGGTATTTAGCAGTGCACATTTGGCTATTTTGTATTTAATTTGGGCTGCTTTTTTGTTGGTTGTTGTAGCAAATATTCGAGATCAACTAGGGGTTAGCAAAATTTCTTTGGTGTTGAGTGGCTATTTTGTCGCAGGCGGTTTTTGGAATTTTTTCATAGAGTTTAGGCATTTTGGGTTTTCAGCAACTGGTTTTCAGATACAACCAGAGTTAATGGGGGTGGGTAGCCTGGGCCAAAGAAATCATCTGTGCGATTATGTATTTTTGTCCAGTTGTTCTTTGCTGTATTTGTTTGCTCGTAATCGGGTTGGCTGGTGGATTTTAAGTCTTGGGTTATTATTCTTTACTGCTGAAATGACGTTATCAACCTCTCGAACTGCTTTTCTATATTTTTTGGCAGGCGCCGTTCTGATCGCTTTCTGGCGTAAAATGCAGGATAAAGTTGTTTATCAGCGTTTGTTTAAAGGCTATTTACTGTTTGCCGTACTTTTTATAGTTTGGCAGTCCTTATATCCTCTATTGGTGCAAGCCGTGCAACCTTTGCAAAGTCATGGTGGCGCGGGTGTCACAAGGTTAATAATGGGTGGCAGTTCAGCCAATACGCCCTCTGTGCGTTTATTTTTTTGGCAAGAAGCCTGGGAAATTTTTCTACAAGCACCTTGGTTGGGTGTAGGTGTTGGTGAATATGATTGGGCATTTTTTATGCATAGCCAAGAGCATTCGCATGCATTAATAAACAACCATATCGAGCACGCACATAATCTGTTCTTGCATATCATGTCAGAAATGGGTCTGGCTGGTTTGTTATGTGTTTTGATTTGTGGCGGTTTGTGGTTAAAACAGGTTTGGCAAACACAAGTGAAGTATTATGAGATTGGGAGTTGGTGGTTGTGTGCATTACTTATAACACTGGGCATTCACAGTATGCTTGAATATCCCTTGTGGTACAGTCATTTTTTAGGTGTTTTTGCAATCATATTAGGCTGCTATGATAGTCGCCATTATACTTTACACTTTACTAGGTTGATGCATGGTGCCTTGTGTTTCATTCCAGTGTTTGCTCTGTATTTATTGATCGATACCGGGCGCAGTTTTTTAATTCTGGAAAAGTATTACGAAGCGGCCAGACTGGGCCACTCTATTCCAGGTGATGGTCAAGAAGTGGTAGCCATTAGTAATGGCGGATTGCTAAAACCATATGGCATGAAATATTTTGCGGTAATGTTCAAGCTGGAAAGTGCACATGCCGATGAGCGTGCTACCTTTACTGAAAAAGCCATGCATTTTGAACCTATACCGCCTTTAGTCTATAAACAGGCCGCTTATCTGGCATTTGATGACAAACCACAGGAGGCTTTGCAGTTATTTCATAGGTCTGTAGCTTCGTATCCTACCTTTCTTCCCGATTTTGTGGAACAGATAAATATGCTACCACAAGGTGATCAGGATAAACTGGCCTTTTTATTTGACGCTAAAACCGCAGAATTGGTTGCTGGACATTAA
- the nth gene encoding endonuclease III — MNNEKRLKIFAQLSEAIPNPVTELNYSTAFELLIAVVLSAQATDKGVNKATEKLFAVANTPAAILSLGESGLKEYIKTIGLFNSKASNIIKLCTALMTHHQGQVPENREALEALAGVGRKTANVILNTAFDQPTIAVDTHIFRVANRTGLGPGKNVMDVEKKLDKTVPKVYKKAAHHLLILHGRYTCTARKPKCQNCCIALWCEFKEKK; from the coding sequence GTGAATAATGAAAAGCGGCTTAAAATTTTTGCACAGTTAAGCGAAGCCATACCCAATCCTGTAACAGAACTAAATTATAGTACAGCATTTGAATTATTGATTGCAGTGGTATTATCTGCGCAAGCTACCGATAAAGGTGTTAACAAAGCAACGGAAAAACTGTTTGCGGTTGCCAATACGCCTGCGGCCATTTTGAGCTTAGGTGAAAGCGGCCTTAAGGAATATATAAAAACCATTGGCCTGTTTAACAGTAAAGCCAGTAATATTATTAAGCTTTGTACGGCGTTAATGACTCATCATCAGGGGCAAGTGCCGGAAAATAGAGAGGCATTGGAAGCCCTGGCAGGTGTTGGACGTAAAACGGCAAACGTCATTTTAAATACCGCCTTTGATCAGCCGACTATTGCGGTAGATACTCATATTTTTAGGGTTGCAAACCGTACCGGTTTAGGGCCGGGTAAAAATGTGATGGACGTTGAAAAAAAACTCGACAAAACGGTGCCGAAAGTTTACAAAAAAGCTGCACATCATTTGCTTATTCTACACGGTAGGTATACTTGTACTGCCAGAAAACCAAAATGTCAAAATTGTTGTATAGCGCTATGGTGTGAATTTAAAGAAAAGAAATAA
- a CDS encoding pilin, with amino-acid sequence MTMQFQKAQQGFTLIELMIVVAIIGILSAMAIPAYTNYTTRAQVSEAMILLDGIKTPTVQGISELGIAGGCSSTNNPYLTNSFVSKGTYVTIAYQAVSGSNCPISATFNASSSINSATITFTYNVSSGSWLCTTANVGAAKPATCS; translated from the coding sequence ATGACTATGCAATTCCAAAAAGCTCAACAAGGTTTTACGTTAATCGAGCTGATGATCGTGGTTGCGATTATCGGTATTTTATCGGCCATGGCAATTCCAGCTTATACAAACTATACCACCAGAGCACAAGTTTCAGAGGCTATGATACTTTTAGACGGTATTAAAACACCCACTGTTCAGGGTATCTCTGAGCTGGGTATTGCAGGTGGATGTAGCTCTACTAATAATCCTTATTTGACGAATAGTTTTGTTTCGAAGGGTACTTATGTAACTATTGCATATCAAGCCGTATCTGGTTCTAACTGTCCGATAAGTGCAACATTCAACGCAAGTTCTTCGATAAATTCAGCTACGATCACATTTACTTACAATGTTTCTAGCGGGTCTTGGCTTTGCACAACTGCTAATGTTGGCGCAGCTAAACCAGCTACGTGTAGTTAA